A window from Cryptomeria japonica chromosome 1, Sugi_1.0, whole genome shotgun sequence encodes these proteins:
- the LOC131857179 gene encoding uncharacterized protein LOC131857179 translates to MGLSAKSLIVAEDLSDNVDGKTINFKDIHMSPSKVNGLAAEMESEEEEGFSDISLGLSTEIGETERWSGHFVDSDGASGGLGILWNPLAIQVEVVSSSKNWQMVKVISKTMNFSCFLVNVYGPTLVVDKCRLWEDISRCLEEVRLSLAIVVGDFNTTLSSSEKRGGVRRLSGSQLDFQSFINKNALFEVAAKGGDYTWTNRRRGFSNIVEKLDRFFLARDWNVATLVFEAEVLAILGSNHFSVSLVVQNDVVPIRCPFKVEKMWIRELSFKELVVGWWKEAPVVEGIIEDPDRIGKEAVGFFKNLWRRSGIAQSGVQTELLELIPPLVSREDNIMLKEPVSLKEVKATVFGLGGEKAPGPDGFQDFFFQFFWDELGEDLLVVVEESRSRGFVLKEFNCTLVALILKKAKPVGMEEFRPISLCNTIYKIITKVAANRLKLILDKLISCEQSCFTPGRNIVDGVIVAHEAIHTAMKGRQRRMILKLDI, encoded by the exons ATGGGTTTAAGTGCAAAGTCCCTGATAGTTGCAGAGGATTTGAGTGACAATGTGgatggtaaaacaatcaattttaaGGACATTCACATGTCCCCAAGCAAGGTAAATGGATTAGCAGCAGAGATGGAGTCTGAGGAGGAGGAAGGATTTAGTGATATTTCTCTGGGGCTGTCGACAGAAATAGGGGAGACAGAG AGATGGTCTGGTCACTTTGTGGATTCAGATGGGGCGTCAGGAGGGCTGGGCATTCTGTGGAATCCTTTGGCTATTCAAGTGGAAGTTGTATCAAGTTCTAAGAATTGGCAGATGGTTAAGGTGATTTCGAAGACTATGAATTTCTCATGTTTTCTTGTTAATGTCTATGGGCCGACTTTGGTTGTAGATAAGTGCAGATTATGGGAGGATATCTCCAGGTGTCTAGAGGAAGTGaggctatctttagcaattgttgTTGGAGATTTCAATACCACCCTTTCTTCCTCTGAGAAGCGTGGAGGGGTGAGGAGGTTGAGCGGGTCACAATTGGACTTCCAATCTTTTATTAACAAGAATGCTCTGTTTGAAGTGGCAGCTAAAGGTGGGgattacacatggactaatagacGTAGAGGCTTTTCcaatattgttgagaaactagataGATTCTTCCTTGCAAGGGATTGGAATGTAGCCACTTTGGTTTTTGAGGCTGAGGTTCTAGCCATCTTAGGTTCAAACCATTTTTCGGTCTCCTTGGTTGTGCAGAATGATGTAGTTCCAATTCGATGTCCCTTCAAGGTGGAAAAGATGTGGATTAGGGAACTGAGTTTTAAAGAGCTTGTAGTTGGGTGGTGGAAGGAGGCCCCAGTGGTGGAAGG GATCATTGAAGACCCAGATCGCATAGGTAAAGAGGCTGTGGGCTTCTTCAAAAATTTGTGGAGGAGAAGTGGGATTGCTCAGTCGGGCGTGCAGACTGAGCTTCTGGAGTTAATCCCTCCCTTAGTTTCTAGGGAGGACAACATCATGCTTAAGGAGCCTGTCTCACTGAAGGAAGTCAAAGCTACTGTGTTTGGATTAGGTGGGGAGAAAGCACCAGGACCAGATGGGTTTCAAGATTTCTTTTTTCAGTTCTTTTGGGATGAGCTTGGTGAGGATTTGCTAGTTGTGGTTGAAGAGTCTAGGTCCAGAGGCTTTGTTTTGAAGGAATTCAACTGCACTTTAGTGGCGCTTATTCTTAAAAAGGCCAAGCCGGTTGGGATGGAGGAGTTTCGTCCAATTTCACTATGCAACACCATCTACAAAATCATTACAAAAGTTGCTGCTAATAGGCTCAAGTTAATTCTTGATAAGCTGATCTCTTGCGAACAAAGTTGTTTTACTCCTGGAAGGAATATTGTGGATGGGGTGATTGTGGCCCATGAAGCTATTCACACGGCTATGAAGGGTAGACAGAGGAGAATGATTCTAAAGCTTGACATTtga